The following are encoded together in the Candidatus Methylomirabilis oxygeniifera genome:
- a CDS encoding protein of unknown function (Evidence 5 : No homology to any previously reported sequences) gives MDYFLSMGYNSHIAAFMFNVGTNLVSVKERTIWPAQEPIMGAPPRDGLPA, from the coding sequence ATGGACTATTTCCTCTCCATGGGGTACAACTCACACATCGCCGCCTTCATGTTCAATGTAGGTACCAACCTCGTTTCTGTCAAGGAGCGGACTATCTGGCCTGCTCAAGAACCGATCATGGGCGCTCCGCCACGAGACGGCCTGCCCGCATGA
- a CDS encoding conserved protein of unknown function (Evidence 4 : Homologs of previously reported genes of unknown function): MKVRDGMMTDLVTASPWETAAEVARKMRDQKVGCVLIANEGKLLGLITDRELTIQCVAEGWNPQTTRIEEIMIRNPYTIAPDFEMAEAARLFGQRKVRRFPVVEDGQKLLGILSVADVAPDFKAYFDGIFHELVEWRHEAKGQHSGWESTCAH, from the coding sequence ATGAAGGTGCGAGACGGTATGATGACCGATCTGGTAACGGCTTCACCATGGGAGACCGCCGCCGAGGTCGCGCGTAAGATGCGTGACCAGAAGGTAGGGTGCGTGCTGATCGCCAACGAGGGTAAGCTGCTCGGCCTTATTACCGACCGGGAGCTCACTATCCAGTGTGTTGCCGAAGGGTGGAACCCGCAGACCACACGGATCGAGGAGATCATGATCCGGAATCCTTACACGATTGCTCCCGATTTCGAGATGGCTGAGGCCGCGCGGCTCTTTGGCCAGCGCAAGGTCAGGCGCTTCCCTGTTGTCGAGGACGGCCAGAAACTGCTTGGTATCCTGTCTGTTGCCGATGTCGCGCCCGACTTTAAGGCGTACTTTGACGGGATCTTCCACGAGCTTGTCGAATGGCGTCATGAGGCGAAGGGCCAGCACAGCGGATGGGAGAGCACCTGCGCGCATTAG
- a CDS encoding protein of unknown function (Evidence 5 : No homology to any previously reported sequences) — MGGKQLSAIGCQFSVLLVAVFLEGHPIRYGRTTVHENPLNPPLRKGEVGKHRSLPPFFERGLGGFV, encoded by the coding sequence TTGGGGGGAAAGCAGCTATCGGCAATAGGCTGTCAGTTCAGCGTATTGCTGGTAGCTGTTTTTTTGGAGGGACACCCTATACGATACGGCCGCACCACGGTACACGAAAACCCCCTCAATCCCCCTTTACGAAAGGGGGAGGTGGGGAAACATAGAAGTCTCCCCCCTTTTTTTGAAAGGGGGTTAGGGGGGTTTGTCTGA
- a CDS encoding protein of unknown function (Evidence 5 : No homology to any previously reported sequences): MHKGLRQDNLSWSVLTQIEEGPMDANSVAAVFGKLDFEIFVLTAAHQDRCSGQIVCWVVPATIVPQVPRLLVGIGRTTFTRELIEKSQRFALNLLGKDQWPLVTHFGFRSGRDVDKFATLPFERGVTGSPILSGTVGYLECEVRDVLDAGAHLFYLADVIEGKIVADRTPLCLHHLPDVLPQEDFATMRRLLERDAQCNLGLLKK, from the coding sequence ATGCATAAGGGATTGCGACAGGACAATCTCTCATGGTCCGTCCTCACTCAGATCGAAGAAGGCCCCATGGACGCAAACAGCGTTGCGGCAGTATTCGGGAAGCTGGATTTTGAGATCTTCGTTCTAACGGCAGCCCATCAGGACCGATGTAGTGGCCAGATTGTGTGCTGGGTGGTGCCGGCGACGATCGTCCCGCAGGTTCCCCGCCTTCTGGTCGGGATCGGTCGGACGACCTTTACCCGCGAGCTAATTGAGAAAAGCCAACGATTTGCGCTGAACCTGCTCGGAAAAGATCAATGGCCGTTGGTCACTCACTTCGGCTTTCGGTCAGGCCGGGACGTGGATAAATTTGCAACCCTCCCCTTTGAGCGCGGGGTGACCGGCAGCCCCATCCTGTCAGGGACTGTCGGCTACCTGGAATGCGAAGTCAGAGATGTCCTCGATGCCGGGGCGCATCTCTTTTATCTGGCAGACGTCATTGAAGGGAAGATCGTGGCCGACCGAACTCCTCTCTGCCTCCACCACTTGCCGGACGTGCTGCCCCAGGAGGATTTCGCCACCATGCGGCGGCTCCTAGAGCGGGATGCCCAGTGCAACCTTGGGCTCCTCAAAAAATAG
- a CDS encoding conserved protein of unknown function (Evidence 4 : Homologs of previously reported genes of unknown function): protein MSDAIRKGFSPICITVFGSTAREGIGNDLDLLIVLDDSVKPLDKNIDRLLYGQLKDFYKRFAIDPFVTSLSAFREHYLKGSPFLGLILREGRLLYMKDAAKEWFRQSEDELKMADYLLRGGFYRGACLHAQQAIEKALKALLLSKGWELEKTHSAERLLVLAEEYRITIDVTEDDIVYIDSIYRGRYPAEAGLLPLGEPTIAEAQRAVGIAKGVMTSAATFVHVHDADA from the coding sequence GTGTCTGATGCAATCAGAAAGGGCTTCTCCCCTATTTGTATCACTGTCTTCGGTTCTACGGCACGGGAAGGCATAGGAAACGACCTCGATTTACTCATTGTGCTTGATGATAGCGTGAAGCCGCTTGATAAAAATATTGATCGATTACTATATGGGCAACTCAAGGATTTCTATAAGAGATTCGCCATTGACCCCTTTGTCACTTCTCTTTCGGCTTTTCGAGAGCACTATTTGAAAGGCAGTCCTTTTCTGGGATTGATATTACGAGAAGGGAGATTATTGTATATGAAGGACGCGGCAAAGGAGTGGTTCAGGCAGTCGGAGGACGAGTTGAAGATGGCCGATTACCTGCTTCGCGGAGGGTTTTATCGAGGTGCATGCCTTCATGCTCAGCAAGCGATAGAGAAGGCATTAAAAGCATTGTTACTCAGCAAAGGATGGGAGCTGGAAAAAACACATAGCGCTGAGCGGCTGCTTGTACTGGCAGAAGAATACAGGATCACAATTGACGTCACTGAGGACGATATCGTGTATATCGACAGCATCTATAGGGGGAGATATCCCGCAGAGGCGGGACTTTTGCCGCTCGGTGAACCAACGATCGCAGAGGCGCAGAGGGCGGTCGGCATTGCGAAGGGCGTGATGACAAGCGCTGCAACATTCGTACACGTACATGATGCAGATGCATAA
- a CDS encoding exported protein of unknown function (Evidence 5 : No homology to any previously reported sequences): MKKSTLLYVLVVSLFVAAPVTPAVADPPHPIRAAIDAGADRLVDIQNPDGGWEWVVGLSLCGGSCPNLFGVTALGLVDAYRVTHDGDHLAAAARAADALIAKHAAAPACDANPATGTDRPYTVDTSFLTDISHLGKVGSIVGPAGKKNYRKVAKAWFACVMADFPTGAVRADNRIDGRIAQGLNNLGAWDASLDIRAAMDVHQRDYALAEALQVIARATDWDVVDPDCSGCENLSKGLFLAATHELQGDPTVRNARNVWKGQLLLAQLPDGSWGGDTQVTAYIVMGLAETSDSKPTKKAIKAAVGFLLARQNSFGGFNSSATDPTEYGEVDGEVLQALFAAADHDDD; encoded by the coding sequence ATGAAGAAATCTACACTGCTTTATGTGCTGGTGGTCTCGCTATTCGTCGCCGCGCCGGTCACGCCCGCCGTGGCAGATCCGCCTCATCCGATCCGGGCCGCAATCGACGCCGGCGCCGACCGCCTCGTCGATATCCAAAATCCAGACGGAGGATGGGAGTGGGTCGTCGGCCTTTCCCTTTGCGGCGGCTCCTGCCCTAACCTTTTCGGCGTGACCGCGCTCGGTCTCGTTGATGCCTACCGTGTCACGCACGACGGCGATCACCTGGCTGCGGCAGCGCGCGCAGCAGACGCGCTCATCGCGAAGCACGCGGCCGCACCTGCTTGCGACGCAAACCCGGCGACAGGCACGGATCGGCCGTACACGGTGGACACGTCGTTCCTGACGGACATCTCCCATCTCGGAAAGGTGGGGAGCATCGTCGGCCCCGCAGGCAAAAAGAACTATCGCAAGGTCGCTAAGGCGTGGTTCGCTTGCGTGATGGCTGACTTCCCGACCGGCGCCGTACGTGCCGACAACCGCATCGACGGCCGCATTGCCCAGGGTTTAAATAACCTCGGCGCGTGGGATGCATCACTGGATATACGCGCTGCGATGGATGTGCATCAACGCGACTATGCATTGGCCGAAGCGCTCCAGGTCATTGCGCGTGCCACCGACTGGGATGTTGTCGATCCGGATTGTTCAGGCTGCGAGAACCTGTCCAAAGGTCTCTTCCTTGCGGCCACCCACGAGCTGCAGGGCGATCCGACGGTCCGAAACGCCCGCAATGTCTGGAAGGGCCAACTCCTTCTCGCGCAATTGCCGGATGGCTCCTGGGGAGGCGATACGCAGGTTACAGCCTACATAGTCATGGGTCTCGCCGAGACCAGCGATAGTAAACCGACTAAGAAGGCGATCAAGGCCGCCGTCGGGTTCCTCTTGGCCCGGCAAAACTCCTTTGGAGGATTCAACTCCAGCGCCACCGACCCCACTGAGTATGGCGAAGTGGACGGCGAAGTGCTTCAAGCGCTCTTCGCCGCCGCCGACCACGACGACGACTGA
- a CDS encoding protein of unknown function (Evidence 5 : No homology to any previously reported sequences) — MAYIDNTEPKARLFATFGSMMEHWSHLWGFLYENSFIPREPLRQLSTNDGPLSRPERKSWPMR, encoded by the coding sequence ATGGCGTATATCGATAATACGGAGCCGAAAGCGCGATTATTCGCTACTTTCGGCTCGATGATGGAGCACTGGAGCCACTTATGGGGATTTCTTTACGAAAACTCCTTCATCCCACGGGAGCCGCTTCGTCAACTCTCAACGAATGATGGCCCGCTTTCGCGGCCGGAAAGGAAATCATGGCCCATGAGATGA
- a CDS encoding protein of unknown function (Evidence 5 : No homology to any previously reported sequences): MRAVDASIRLMMSPSNRERIRLRQVQEEQIVVRYAVHIPLDDRIITPGLVLSHCSFYFFMYTPFGVLTEA; encoded by the coding sequence ATGCGGGCTGTAGATGCCTCCATTCGGCTCATGATGAGCCCGTCGAACCGCGAGCGCATCCGCCTTCGGCAAGTTCAAGAAGAACAAATAGTTGTTCGATATGCTGTCCATATACCCTTAGATGATCGAATAATTACGCCCGGCTTAGTTTTATCGCATTGTAGCTTTTATTTCTTCATGTATACGCCATTTGGCGTATTGACCGAAGCATAA
- a CDS encoding protein of unknown function (Evidence 5 : No homology to any previously reported sequences), which yields MKSVLYGLRHEAFEWGQSCLTEVNALVITGLGWRKVNKKSYLNVSCDSRRPEST from the coding sequence ATGAAGTCAGTGCTTTACGGCCTACGGCACGAAGCCTTTGAGTGGGGGCAGAGCTGTCTCACGGAGGTGAACGCCCTTGTGATTACCGGGTTAGGTTGGCGAAAGGTCAATAAGAAGTCGTACCTGAACGTCTCATGCGACAGCAGGCGACCGGAGAGTACCTAG
- a CDS encoding exported protein of unknown function (Evidence 5 : No homology to any previously reported sequences) has protein sequence MLSLLVRLKIARERKATVRAMDDQKTTIKIVLIVCLAVALCLMPCGVAGQHHASMGTPSIFCAVDLPQLFQLVIVMNLLLFALVTPIIVPQPPAFSLLKPPRFAFS, from the coding sequence TTGCTTTCGTTATTAGTAAGACTCAAGATCGCGAGAGAGAGGAAGGCCACCGTGAGGGCGATGGACGATCAAAAGACCACTATTAAGATCGTTCTGATAGTATGTCTCGCTGTCGCCTTATGCCTGATGCCCTGCGGCGTAGCCGGACAACACCACGCATCGATGGGTACCCCCTCTATTTTCTGCGCCGTTGACCTCCCCCAACTCTTCCAACTTGTAATCGTGATGAATCTGCTTCTCTTTGCCCTCGTAACGCCGATCATTGTTCCTCAGCCCCCCGCCTTCTCCCTCCTTAAACCCCCTCGTTTCGCCTTTTCCTAA
- a CDS encoding protein of unknown function (Evidence 5 : No homology to any previously reported sequences) — MLDSRFCGNTACAGAAPMRIKVYGMRPSLPWLVITSDQRERGNLTVVPGDYVPQRL; from the coding sequence TTGCTGGATTCCCGCTTTTGCGGGAATACCGCATGCGCCGGTGCGGCGCCCATGCGCATAAAAGTCTACGGTATGAGACCATCACTCCCTTGGCTCGTCATTACGAGCGACCAACGGGAGCGCGGCAATCTCACCGTTGTTCCCGGCGACTACGTGCCTCAACGACTGTGA
- a CDS encoding Outer membrane efflux protein precursor encodes MIRTLRIGFLILGASIANVGAGGVATAEEMLRLQPLVQEALAANPEIRAEEGKWDAARERPPQEGSLDDPMLNFEIENLPTRSFGFTQDDMTMKKLGISQTFPYFGKLSLRSEVAQREANAIGLAYRDKRNEIVRRVKEIFYELYAIERSLEIVEENRELLKQFVKIAETKYSVGKGVQQDVLKAQVELSKLLDEQIRLEQSRQAAGAKLNAILNRPSHTPLGRTEDVSMAEETLTELAKLQAKALENRPLLKGLQEEIERSKAANALARKRYFPDLTMSLGYAFREDSAIVRRSDFFSAGVSVNIPIYFRTKQDRQVAETSALINSAREQYQAARNEVASMVKELVTDIEKGRKLIDLLETGLIPQARLSLDSAVSGYQVGKVDFLTLLDNRVTLFNFKKEYYRTMGEYQMSLARLEWVVGAPVH; translated from the coding sequence ATGATCAGAACGTTGAGAATCGGTTTTCTCATCCTTGGTGCGAGTATTGCGAATGTTGGAGCGGGAGGAGTAGCCACCGCCGAGGAGATGCTCCGCCTTCAGCCACTCGTCCAGGAGGCTCTTGCTGCGAATCCGGAGATCAGAGCGGAGGAGGGAAAATGGGATGCGGCCAGAGAACGGCCTCCCCAGGAAGGGTCGCTCGATGATCCGATGCTGAACTTTGAGATCGAAAACCTCCCCACCCGGTCCTTCGGCTTCACGCAGGATGATATGACGATGAAGAAGCTCGGCATCTCTCAGACGTTTCCGTACTTTGGGAAGCTGAGTCTGCGGAGCGAGGTGGCTCAACGGGAGGCCAATGCTATTGGTCTGGCGTATCGGGATAAACGAAACGAGATCGTGCGGCGGGTCAAAGAGATATTCTACGAACTGTACGCCATCGAACGTTCGCTGGAGATCGTGGAAGAGAATCGTGAGCTGCTGAAACAATTTGTGAAGATCGCTGAGACGAAATACAGCGTCGGCAAGGGGGTTCAGCAGGATGTCCTGAAGGCCCAGGTGGAGCTGTCGAAATTGCTGGACGAGCAGATCCGGTTGGAACAGAGCCGCCAGGCCGCAGGCGCCAAGCTGAATGCGATCCTGAATCGTCCCTCCCACACGCCCCTCGGTCGAACCGAGGACGTGTCTATGGCCGAGGAGACACTGACGGAGCTCGCGAAGCTCCAGGCCAAGGCGCTGGAGAACCGGCCTCTGCTCAAGGGGCTCCAGGAGGAGATCGAGCGGAGCAAAGCCGCCAATGCGCTTGCCAGAAAGCGCTATTTTCCGGATCTCACCATGAGCCTAGGCTATGCCTTTCGGGAAGACTCCGCCATCGTCAGGCGATCCGACTTCTTTTCGGCTGGGGTATCCGTCAATATCCCCATCTATTTCAGGACCAAGCAGGACCGGCAGGTTGCAGAGACCTCCGCCTTGATCAATTCGGCCAGAGAGCAGTATCAGGCCGCCAGGAACGAGGTGGCCTCGATGGTGAAGGAGCTGGTGACCGATATCGAGAAGGGACGCAAGCTGATTGATCTGCTGGAAACCGGCCTGATTCCACAAGCCCGACTCTCACTGGATTCTGCTGTTTCCGGCTATCAGGTGGGTAAGGTCGATTTTCTCACGCTGTTGGATAACCGGGTAACGCTCTTCAATTTCAAAAAAGAGTACTATCGGACGATGGGAGAGTACCAGATGAGCCTGGCACGGTTGGAGTGGGTCGTCGGCGCGCCTGTCCACTGA
- a CDS encoding Efflux transporter, RND family, MFP subunit (fragment), giving the protein MQRTRWIIAWSVMIVAVGAIFIVWYGGGTRLQERLSDRPPSPREPIAQAVGKEDHAGHEAASTSAVQGGQPGASEMKMAPGAVMVSSERQQLIGLKTGLVEYRSIERTIRTVGVVEFDERRLADVNIKIEGWIDSLLVNFTGERVKKGQPLLTIYSPDLVSTQEEYLQALRARQTLSNSRFADIVSGAETLVHASKRRLQYWDISDEEIADLERTGTPRKSVTIDSPITGVVIEKMAVRGKKVMPGESLYKVADLSTVWVQGEIYEYEVPLVKLGQAANVTLASYPGEVFHGKVSYIYPVLTEKTRTVKVRFELPNTKDWKLKPQMYANIELKIPFGKRLVVPDEAILDSGTQQLVFIDKGQGTFEPRDVKVGARVEGYVEILSGLSAGERVVTSANFLIDSESQLKTAVGGKGSMPGMEMAPKK; this is encoded by the coding sequence ATGCAAAGGACGAGGTGGATTATTGCCTGGAGTGTCATGATCGTCGCCGTCGGAGCGATCTTCATTGTCTGGTATGGCGGCGGGACGCGACTCCAGGAACGGCTCAGCGACAGGCCGCCGTCTCCTCGGGAGCCGATCGCCCAGGCCGTAGGCAAGGAGGATCATGCCGGACATGAAGCGGCATCGACCTCTGCTGTGCAGGGCGGTCAGCCGGGAGCGTCCGAGATGAAGATGGCTCCCGGTGCCGTGATGGTCAGCTCGGAGCGACAGCAGTTGATCGGGCTGAAAACCGGCTTGGTCGAATACCGGTCGATTGAGCGAACGATTCGGACAGTCGGGGTGGTGGAGTTCGACGAACGACGCCTCGCCGACGTCAATATCAAAATCGAGGGGTGGATCGATAGCCTGCTGGTGAACTTTACCGGGGAGCGTGTCAAGAAGGGCCAGCCGCTCCTCACTATTTACAGCCCGGATCTGGTCTCGACCCAGGAGGAGTACCTGCAGGCGTTGCGAGCGAGGCAGACGCTCAGCAACAGCCGCTTCGCGGATATCGTGTCCGGGGCGGAGACGCTGGTGCATGCCTCGAAGCGACGTCTGCAGTACTGGGACATCAGCGATGAGGAGATCGCCGATCTTGAGCGAACAGGGACGCCACGCAAGAGCGTGACGATTGACTCGCCCATCACTGGGGTCGTGATCGAAAAGATGGCGGTTCGCGGTAAGAAGGTGATGCCAGGCGAGAGTCTGTACAAGGTGGCCGATCTTTCCACCGTCTGGGTCCAGGGGGAGATCTACGAATATGAGGTCCCCTTGGTCAAGCTCGGCCAGGCGGCGAATGTTACGCTGGCCTCGTACCCCGGAGAGGTCTTCCATGGTAAGGTCAGCTACATCTACCCGGTCCTGACAGAGAAAACCCGCACGGTAAAGGTCCGTTTCGAGCTTCCCAACACGAAAGACTGGAAGCTGAAACCCCAGATGTACGCCAACATAGAACTGAAGATCCCCTTTGGCAAGCGTCTCGTTGTGCCCGATGAGGCAATCCTTGACAGCGGCACCCAGCAACTGGTTTTTATCGACAAGGGGCAGGGGACGTTCGAGCCGAGGGACGTGAAGGTGGGCGCGCGCGTGGAGGGCTACGTTGAGATCCTGAGCGGTCTGTCGGCCGGCGAGCGCGTCGTGACCTCCGCGAACTTCCTGATAGATTCCGAAAGCCAGCTCAAAACCGCCGTCGGCGGCAAAGGCAGCATGCCCGGCATGGAGATGGCCCCGAAGAAGTGA